ACATATAAAGTTCCACGGCGAAACAAACTAAGTATGGCTGAATTGAGTACAGACCAAACAAAGACAATCCACCAAGCCAGAAACAATGCAACTTCTTTCACCAAAGCGCAGGCAGGCAAAAAATTGCGTACCCCTGGGATAACTTTAAGTAAAGTATCATCAAATTGTGACAAGCTGAGGAGAAGAAGTACCACTGCTGCAGGCACGAAGAACTGCACAACCACTGCACATATATAGTGATTGTGAAGAAAAACTTTTGCCCTGCTATAATCCAAGTCAGGAACCTTGCTGGCGTGCAATCTCTGGTACCAACACAACACGGCTTCATTTAAGAACATTTGTGCATTAGCGCGAACGGCCAAAAGTTGCAAGAGTCCCGTAATCAACAAACACCAAACCCTCAAGTTATCAAAATTGGATCTTGACATGCCAATGTATCCAACCAATTCAAGGACTTCTCCCCTCTTACCAGCCATATGCAATCCATTTTTACCGTCAGCTTTCTTGTTAACAAGGAACTCAGCAAATGGGGTTATCCAAAGCAATGAGGTAATCACAGCAGTTATGTAAGTCGCATATAGAAGCATTCTTGAGAACCATCCACATGAAATTATGGACAAATTACAACGAATCTGATCGGTTCCAAGCCAAAAAGCCCGAGCATTTCTCAATGCTGGAATATAAAGACAACCAACGATACAGCCCATGATAACAGCAAGCAACAACTTACCCAAACCATCCAATGATTCAAAGCTAAAATCAAGAACCCATTTAGGAACAACCTCAAAAACAGCAGTCAGACCTAAAACAAACCCCAAAACCCCCCACACAAAACTCAACTGCCTCTCCAACCTCTTCGATGCAGACCTTTCAAGTCCAACCCTAGCAATCAAGAAGAAGGCTCTACAAACGGCCACCAACCCCAACAAAAGCGGAATTATAGTCCCGTTTCTCACAATCCCGGAATCTTTATCCACCCTCAAGAATCTATGAAGCAACAAAGACAACAAGGCAATAAGAGTGAAATTGAAAGCACCATAAAACTCCTTGAAATAAATTCTTGATTGGAGGTGACCTTCGCTGAGTTTGAGTCTAAAGATCTGAGCTTTACTCTCATCAAACTCAAATCTTTCCTTAGATTTCTTTCTGGGCTTCGGTTGTTCAGAATCCATTGCGCCTGGCCTTCTAATAGCAGCTCGGACTCCGGACGAATTCCCACCAGGATTAACATCATCTGGATGAATGTAAGTCTGGAGGCCATGGAGAAATAAAGCTGGGATCTTGAGGATGGAGACGAAGAATGTGAGGGAGAGTGCAAATATTGTGTGGAAAACAAGATTGTTTGAGGAAAGAATTAGTGATGTTAGCGAGGGCATTATCATGTAAAATCAATGCTCACTTGTTACTCTGAACAGCGTTTGAGAGGGAATCAGTCAGATCAATGAGGAGAGCTTGAAGAAGATCTCACACtaatttcctttcctttttcctttattttctttttcttttctggttATTTGATTTCCACAGGACACTTTTCTTTgtataattactattttctttcttctttttctttctttaattaatcaaaatgaaaggaaatagatttttttttttaaaataaaaatgaagtttgTTGAGCTATATCTAATTTACTTAAagttatttcttaaaatattataaaaaagtaaaaattacaactatacgCAAAATGGGTATAATCGGAAATCTAATGGAGTATTAGTAGCACTACCgattctcttattttttagttgtttttttattttcattt
The window above is part of the Sesamum indicum cultivar Zhongzhi No. 13 linkage group LG7, S_indicum_v1.0, whole genome shotgun sequence genome. Proteins encoded here:
- the LOC105166660 gene encoding uncharacterized protein LOC105166660 translates to MIMPSLTSLILSSNNLVFHTIFALSLTFFVSILKIPALFLHGLQTYIHPDDVNPGGNSSGVRAAIRRPGAMDSEQPKPRKKSKERFEFDESKAQIFRLKLSEGHLQSRIYFKEFYGAFNFTLIALLSLLLHRFLRVDKDSGIVRNGTIIPLLLGLVAVCRAFFLIARVGLERSASKRLERQLSFVWGVLGFVLGLTAVFEVVPKWVLDFSFESLDGLGKLLLAVIMGCIVGCLYIPALRNARAFWLGTDQIRCNLSIISCGWFSRMLLYATYITAVITSLLWITPFAEFLVNKKADGKNGLHMAGKRGEVLELVGYIGMSRSNFDNLRVWCLLITGLLQLLAVRANAQMFLNEAVLCWYQRLHASKVPDLDYSRAKVFLHNHYICAVVVQFFVPAAVVLLLLSLSQFDDTLLKVIPGVRNFLPACALVKEVALFLAWWIVFVWSVLNSAILSLFRRGTLYVS